A region from the Plutella xylostella chromosome 6, ilPluXylo3.1, whole genome shotgun sequence genome encodes:
- the LOC105382449 gene encoding tyrosine-protein kinase Fer isoform X4, whose protein sequence is MDPWSLYITHADLPPPLIIPRRKKRLKQLEDDCGKHCVSVSETERTLVEQEWFHGVLPREEVVRLLRSDGDYLVRETTRNQARQLVLSVCWGQHKHFIVQTTPEGHYRFEGAAFPSVAELIAWQRTSGVPVTARSGALLRRAVPRENWELNNDDVQLCDKIGRGNFGDVYKARLKTTNQEVAVKTCRVALPEEQKRTFLQEGRILKQYQHPNIVRLIGIAVQKQPIMIVMELVSGGSLLTFLRTRSNTLNSRSLTAMCRDAAAGMRYLESKNCIHRDLAARNCLVGDDNIVKISDFGMSREEEEYIVSGGMKQIPIKWTAPEALNFGKYTSLCDVWSYGVLVWEIFSKGDTPYAGMSNSRAREKIDTGYRMPAPENCPEEVYALMLRCWEYEPDKRPHFHQIYTIIDNIHNR, encoded by the exons ATGGATCCGTGGTCGCTGTACATAACACACGCAGACCTCCCACCTCCGCTCATTATCCCGCGACGGAAGAAACGCCTGAAGCAGCTCGAAGACGACTGCGGGAAGCACTGC GTGAGCGTATCCGAGACGGAGCGAACACTAGTGGAACAGGAGTGGTTCCACGGCGTCTTACCTCGCGAGGAGGTGGTCCGGCTCCTGCGGTCCGACGGGGACTACCTGGTGCGCGAGACCACGCGCAACCAGGCGCGCCAGCTCGTGTTGTCCGTGTGCTGGGGGCAGCACAAGCACTTCATCGTGCAGACTACGCCTGAG GGCCACTACCGCTTCGAGGGCGCGGCGTTCCCTTCAGTAGCCGAACTCATCGCGTGGCAGCGCACGAGCGGCGTGCCCGTGACCGCGCGCTCCGGGGCGCTGCTGCGGCGCGCCGTGCCCCGGGAGAACTGGGAGCTCAATAATGATGACGTGCAGCTGTGCGATAAGATCGGACGG GGCAACTTCGGCGACGTGTACAAAGCGCGGCTCAAGACGACCAACCAGGAGGTGGCCGTGAAGACATGCCGCGTGGCGCTGCCGGAGGAACAGAAGAGAACCTTCCTACAGGAGGGCCGCATACTGAAGCAGTACCAGCACCCCAACATCGTGAGGCTTATAGGCATCGCCGTGCAGAAGCAACCCATCATGATCGTCATGGAACTCGTTTCAG GCGGCTCTCTACTAACATTCCTGCGCACGCGCTCCAACACTCTCAACAGCCGCTCTCTAACAGCCATGTGTCGCGACGCGGCGGCGGGCATGCGCTACCTAGAGTCCAAGAACTGCATCCACCGCGACCTGGCCGCTAGAAACTGTCTCGTCGGAGACGACAACATCGTCAAGATATCCGACTTCGGCATGTCGAGGGAGGAAGAGGAGTATATTGTGTCGGGCGGCATGAAGCAGATACCGATCAAGTGGACCGCGCCGGAGGCTTTGAATTTCG GTAAATACACGTCTCTGTGCGACGTGTGGAGCTACGGGGTGCTGGTGTGGGAGATCTTCTCGAAGGGGGACACGCCCTACGCCGGCATGAGCAACTCACGCGCCCGGGAGAAAATAGACACCG GCTACCGCATGCCAGCTCCAGAGAACTGTCCCGAGGAAGTGTACGCGCTGATGCTGCGCTGCTGGGAGTACGAGCCGGACAAGCGCCCGCACTTCCACCAGATCTACACCATCATCGACAACATACACAACAGATAA
- the LOC105382450 gene encoding translation initiation factor eIF-2B subunit alpha, giving the protein MKKEEVQEIFLKIMREEEDVSAGVAAIRTLLTVIENYKVATVRELDLNLQLAVDAMRNCNQPVTAINSGCELFMRFITLAKLDVKSFEECELIMKHRGHIFLDTLLEARGKVAKQTLPFISDGCRILTHSRSRVVLQAMLEAAKENKRFQVYVTMSAPDNSGELMHKQLEAAGIDATLILDAAAGYVLEQVDLVLLGAEGVTESGGIINKIGTYTVAMAAQELKRPVYVLTESFKFSRTYPLNQQDLPNDFKYLSGVIKSGNNLQKQHPLVDYTPPSYITLLFTDLGILTPSAVSDELIKLYL; this is encoded by the exons ATGAAGAAAGAAG AAGTGCAAGAAATTTTTCTGAAAATTATGagagaagaagaagatgtaTCTGCTGGCGTAGCAGCGATTCGAACTCTTTTAACTGTGATAGAAAACTACAAAG TGGCAACAGTGAGAGAGCTAGATCTGAACCTGCAGCTGGCGGTGGACGCCATGCGCAACTGCAACCAGCCCGTCACCGCCATCAACTCCGGCTGCGAGCTGTTCATGAGGTTCATCACACTCGCCAAACTGGATGTCAAG TCTTTTGAAGAGTGTGAACTGATAATGAAGCACAGAGGACACATATTCCTGGACACATTACTAGAAGCCAGAGGCAAGGTGGCTAAGCAGACATTACCTTTCATCAGTGATGGTTGT agaATACTTACACATTCACGATCTCGAGTTGTCCTACAAGCCATGCTGGAGGCAGCTAAAGAAAACAAGAGGTTCCAAGTGTATGTCACTATGTCCGCTCCTGATAACAGTGG CGAGCTAATGCACAAGCAGCTCGAGGCGGCCGGCATCGACGCGACGCTGATCCTGGACGCGGCGGCGGGCTACGTGCTGGAGCAGGTGGACCTGGTGCTGCTGGGCGCCGAGGGGGTCACCGAGAGCGGCGGCATCATCAACAAG ATCGGCACATACACCGTGGCTATGGCGGCGCAAGAGCTAAAGCGGCCGGTTTACGTGCTCACCGAAAGCTTCAAGTTCTCTCGCACCTACCCACTGAACCAGCAGGACCTGCCCAACGACTTCAAGTACCTCTCCGGAGTCATCAAGTCGGGGAACAATCTCCAGAAACAACACCCGCTAGTGGACTACACGCCGCCCTCGTATATAACCCTGCTGTTCACGGATCTCGGCATTCTCACGCCGTCCGCGGTCAGTGATGAACTTATCAAGTTGTATCTGTAA